In the Pogona vitticeps strain Pit_001003342236 chromosome 2, PviZW2.1, whole genome shotgun sequence genome, CGTTGGCTGCTGCAGTCCATGGTGCTTTAGGAACAGCAGACAAaagcagcaggagaggaaggcaaaacgagttgtttttaaaagccagagtcTTCATGTTTTGTTCTTTGCTTGCATtaagtgattttccccccaatcAGTAGTTATTTTTCAGGCCCTCTGCCGGCTGGCCATTTTCACATGCCAACAGGCGGCtggatttgctttgctttggaattTCAGTGAAATGGTGTCTTGTGGTTGGGTTGCAACTCAGTCACGTCatattccagagcttggaaaagttattttcttgtaCTATGATTTCCAAAATACTCTAGCTAACATAGCTACCAAAATGTTACTTAGTAGAAAAGATTTGGGAGTCCTAAAAGGAACACACAAACCATtttggaatgaaacaaaatgtcTGAATGCCTTTTATTGTTAATATATTCAAAACTTAACATTGCTCAAGGAGACTCCCATTTGTACACTGTGTTTACATCAGCAAACAACACTTAACACAATATATTCACATAAAATGCACACTGTACATTCTACTCATTCCATGCACTTCTTCCCTGAATTCTGACCAGGCAGAAAGAGATCACAAATAGCGCAACTGCCCTCCTCAACATCACCTTCTTGAAAATTAATGCCCACTGTATTCTGGGGAGATGACAACGAATATTGGATCACACCTCCACTGGGAAAGTGTTTGACTCAATTTTCTATAGCTCAGTGGAGTTCAACTCAAGTGGAGCTCAGCTCTGTGGTAGCTCCGATGTCAGTGTATATGGGATTTTGTCCAAACTTTACAGAAACTAAGTTGTTGGACCTATTTAAGGGACGGGGCTCCACACCTTTGTTAGCTCTTGGAAAGTTCAAACTAAAAATAGAGTAGATTTGCCATCATACTAACCTTTTTGAAGGTACCAGCTTCTACTGCACAGAGCTGTTTGGGTTGTGCTGGATATATCTGTCTCATATTGAACATCTGCTcacacattcaagagaaagtaAGGAAATGCTTCCCTAACGCAGCCCCAGTTTCCAGCTGGCAGATTTCTTCGTTGCTGGTTGTGCAatttgagagagggagagagggagagagggagggagaaatagaGGAACAGAGAAATATCAGCAGAAAGAGGTGCATACATCTGTTGCATACCTACCTCTGGGGCAGCATTCATTCAGACTGTGGCATCTGTGCTGCTCCTGCCTGTTGGACAAGTTGTCACCAGATTATAGCATTGCACAGATATTGGGCACAAGGTTGTCATGTTTTCATTACCATCACCTCCCGTGCTTTTAACTGGTGGTAAATTTGGAACTGTTAGTAACTTTTAATCTCTGTGGTGCAGAAAGCTTTAGCTGAGAATTTCTGAACTTGAAGCAATTTATTTTTTAGCAGCATTTGCATTCCTCCCTTACCCTCCCTGTGACCTCAATGCAGCATCTATGGGTCTCCTTACTCCCCACTTTGTTCTCATAAAAACCTTCTGAGGTCGgtcaggcagagagaaagggatgGCCTCATGGGTATGCCCAGCACACTTCTTGCTCAGAAGGAGATGACAAACTGGATATCCCATGTTCCAATGTAACACTCTTACCCACAATGCCACGTGGAGCTCTCTCTGTTATTAAAGGCATAGCCATAACTGTTACTGGAAACTGGtcaccctcatccagtgtggCAAATTGGTCCAACAATCCTCTTacttaaaagttcctttttctcaaAGCACCACGATGGCCTCCAAAAGCTGAAGGGTTCGATCCCCCTTCATTCACCATAATTAAGACTTCACAAAACCAGAAAGAGTTTCATGAAACCACACTGTGGTAAAAGAAAGACCGATTGAGTGACATGGCCTTTCTTCCCCACACAGACCCATATCTGCTAATTTGTGTAtaatcctccttttttttcctccctggttGTTTCATATTAGTTGTTGTTTTAACTTTTAACGTTTTGTTGGCGTGACGTAGAATAAGGATACCCAATCTTTGTATAAATGACAAAATGTTGATATGTGCCTTTAAATAAAAAGTCAGTCTGCTGTAGGGGATAGAGttttagactaggactcagaagacctgggttcaaatccccattcaaccATGCAAACCCTTTGAGGTCTAACATTCATAAGAGCACTATACAAATATACCACAAACTTTGGAAACCATATTAGGCTCACAGGAAGCTGGGAGCTggctgacagcacataacacaggacacatttttctttcaaagtCCTACATCACTGTGACAAAACAAACTGTTGACGTTTTCCTTCTTGACGACTCCTATCAAAAATACAGGAGCCCTAATATTTTCAAGCCAGCCTATTATATGAGTGCCAAGCCTTCTTTGCAGGTAAATACACCTGATGGCAGGGGAGGCATCTACCTCTTCCTGGACAGAGTCCTGCAACAGCTACATCAGAGGCAGAGGCCAGGAAGTGCTGATTTCCTACGTCACTTGCTGGGAAAAGTTGTCTAGAATGTGATGCATCCTGCACTATGCGTAATAAGTGACTCTCTAGAATGAGTCCTAGAGAGACCTGCATTTGGGTGTTTATCATTCATATATTTCAGAATGTGACTCTAAAAAATTACATATGCTGCTTCCAGAGTCTCCAATGCCTCCTCCTGTTTCATCCGTTCTCTTTATTATGTTAACTCAAATCCTTGTTTTGATGCCTCTCCGGATAATGAACACCATAGGTGGCATTCCACTGCTGGAAGTACTACATTGCTTCTTTGTGTTTATGGCACCACAAGGAGAAGAAACTATTcatacattttcatttgtttttcctctgtgCTTGATTGGTTGAGCCCAATGCTTTTCCCCATCACCCGTGTTACCCAGCATTAGACAGAAATGGCTTAACTCATTGGAAGCTAGTCTGGTTTGATATCTCAGGATTTCATGCCCTACACCCTCTTGTCTGTCTGATGCTTCAGCCCTTCATCTGTCATTTGTAAGTTAGTTTCATCATGATGATTTTTGCAGTCTCAGCCTTAGGTTTCTTAGAAACTAGGTTGCACACTTCTTCCCTTTGCAGTATTTCATATTATGCTGTGTTTCTCACATCTCACCATCTATCAGAAGGAGCAATTGTGCATAATTTTAAGTACTCCTGTAACACCTTGCATTGCCTGAAAGTGCTGTTGGCTGGCTGATCATTTCACAAAGCCAGCATTACGTGAGGGTTCTGTACAAGTAAACATATCATGGTCCTGTATGGCCAGGTTTATCAAGCCCTTGGGAAAGGAGAGCTAGTGAAGAGCAACTGCCACAGGCAGTGAGTTGGGAGAAAAGTCCTCCAAAAACTGAGTCTGTTGGGTAGATTCCTGTGCAAGCTTCAGGCACACACTGGCCTCTGTTGTGCTGTGGTTGTTATTGACACGAAACTGCTGTTTGGCTGGGCAAATAGCCACCATGAACTGACGCTTGAAGGTCTCACTCAAGGCAATGTAGAGGAAAGGATTGAGGCAACTATTGGCGTAGCCCAAACTAATGGCAAAGTTGTAGGCGTAGAAGAAAGCAACGGAAGGAGTGTCTATCCCAAGATGCACCAGCTGCAGGATGTAGAAGGGGGCCCAACAAATGAAGAAAGCAGAGCAGATGGCAACAGCCATTCGGGTGACCTTCTTTGTACGGACCCGGAGACTCCTCTGGGGTAGAGGCACAACGGTGGTGGCCATATGCTGGAGGATCTTGAAGTAGACCACACAGATGATGAACAGGGGAATAGCAAAGGCTAGCATGAACTGGTAAATGGTGAACCAGTAGATATCCGTCTCAGGGTTGGGCAGCAGAAGAGCACAtcggacactcccatcctccagTGGCATCACCCCAGCATACATCCAGACAGGGATGATGGTCAGAAAAGAAAGGAGCCACACCAAGCCAATGACCAAGGCTGCTACATATGGCGTCCGGACATAAGTAGATTTCAGGGGATAAACGGTTGCCAGGTAACGATCCAGGGTCATGACTGTTAGGATATTGGTGCTGGTGATCTGGCTGTTGGTGTCCAGGGCGGTGATGATAGTGCATAATGGTGCTCCAAAGTACCAGGCACCATTGCCTAGGAGCTGATGGATGAGGAAGGGCATGCCTAGCAGGAAGAGCAAGTCCACAAGGGAGAGATTGAAGATGAAGATATCAGGCACGGTCTGTTTGCacctcagcttcttcttcttgatAATGGTGTAGAGAACAATAAGATTCCCGACTATGCCAAGGAAACAAATGATGCCAAACAAACTGGGCATGATCACATTGGTGTAAGGAGCTGGCCTTTCTGCCACTGCTGTAAAcagccggggaggggggaagggggagaaagagagacaaaaataatagtaaaaggttgatgttgtttcaacttatatgccgTACTGCCTAAGTTTATGTCAACCTGCTAGCGTTATAGGGTGATTCCAGTCACTGCATAAGTTATGGCTGATTACAGGTTTA is a window encoding:
- the LOC110085193 gene encoding melanin-concentrating hormone receptor 1 encodes the protein MAVVNSSEASFRRNSSDVSTRNGSTVAERPAPYTNVIMPSLFGIICFLGIVGNLIVLYTIIKKKKLRCKQTVPDIFIFNLSLVDLLFLLGMPFLIHQLLGNGAWYFGAPLCTIITALDTNSQITSTNILTVMTLDRYLATVYPLKSTYVRTPYVAALVIGLVWLLSFLTIIPVWMYAGVMPLEDGSVRCALLLPNPETDIYWFTIYQFMLAFAIPLFIICVVYFKILQHMATTVVPLPQRSLRVRTKKVTRMAVAICSAFFICWAPFYILQLVHLGIDTPSVAFFYAYNFAISLGYANSCLNPFLYIALSETFKRQFMVAICPAKQQFRVNNNHSTTEASVCLKLAQESTQQTQFLEDFSPNSLPVAVALH